The window GCATCGAACATCACGAGCTCGGCGGTGAGAAGCCCAGCCCGGATGATGTCGGCGACACCATCCTCGCTCTCCGCGTAGCACCAGCGGACGAGGACCCGATGCTCAGGAAGATAGGCGGTGTGGAGAGAGGTTCGTTCCCGAGGACCAGCGCCTCGGCGCCGTCAGGCAGCGCGAGGACTCCAACGAATTCCATCACCTCGCAAGCCCGGTCGTAGTCGCCCTCCGTTCCCGACCAATGCGACAGCGCGGCGCATGGAACCACGATGAACAGGCCGCCCTCCACGGAGGCCACGGCCTGCGCCGCCTCAGTGCTGTCTGGGTTCTCTTCGGGTGCTGGGGGCGTGGTTCCTTTGTCGCTTCCGCACACGTGGGGTGCTATGGGCAAGTGATCAGGAAGCGTGGCGTTGGGCGGTTGCACCGCCTCGCACAACGACGTGCCGCCAGGCGGCGTCAGCGACAAAACCGTCGGTTCGGAGCGAGTGACTCCACAGGCGGCAGCCACAGGGAGTGGATCGGATTGGTGGCAGTCAGCCTTCCGGGCCTGGCTGCACTGGCCGCGCTGCTGTTCACCTGGATGCAGGTGGGACAGGCCACCAAGGAACTTCGGATCAGTGAGCAGGGACAGATCACTAACCGGTTCAACGCCGCTATCACCAACTTGGGATCGTCAACCCTTGATGTACGTCTGGGCGGAATCTACGCCCTGGAGCGCATCATGGAGGACTCCGAGCGTGACACCGAGACGATCACCATTATCCTGTGCGCATATGTACGTCTCCATGCCCCCCTTTCAGAAGAAGATGCCAAGAAGACACACAGCGCGTCGGAGGAGGACTCGCCGCCAGTCGATATTGCGGCGGTGATGGACGTGCTGGCCGCCCTGCCTGAGCTCGAAGGCGGGTGGGCGCACAACGTGGATCTAAGCCGCACCGATCTGAGGGGCCTGGACTCCGGGCGGGGATCAAGTAACTTCGAGGCTGCGTATTTCTTGGGAGCAAACCTTTCCGGCGCCTCCCTGAGAACCGCGCTACTCAATACCGCAACCTTTGACAAGGCTAACCTTCATGGCGCGGACCTGTCGAGCGCCGACCTGTCCGAGGCTTCCCTGATCGACGCGGACCTATCCAACGCGGTGCTGGTCGACGCGGACCTCCGCAAGGCGGACTTTACAGGGGCCGACCTGACGAAGGCCGACTTTACCGGCGCGCTCCTCAAGGGGGCGCAGCTGAAAGGGGCAAAGCTGGACGGAGCCCGTGGGCTGCCGCCGTCCCTTCGCTAGATCTCTGATGCATTCCCAGCACGTGACTCACATGCCTGACGGCACATCAGTCGTCTGACCTGCGCGAATGACCCCGAACCTCAGATAACGATCGAGGTGCACGGTGACGGGCCCATGGTCGTGACCTTCCCTTGCAATCGAACGGATACCGTCACCCTCCGCGACCGCTCCCCAAGATCTGTGCCAGAACCCCAAACTCATCGATACCGCGTCCCGATGAGAGCCGGTGTCCTCGCTGACCGACAGGCGTTGTCACTCGGCCCGTGCCCCCACCGGATCATCCGGATCTGCGAACGCCAGGGCGTCCCGGTCCTCGCCGACCGCGCCTACATGGGAGCGAGCCCCTGGGTGACGACACCCCTCAGGCGCCCACCGGGCCGCGACCTCACGCCCACCCAACAAACCGTCAACCGCGCGCTGTCCGTAGCCAGGGCATCGGTCGAGCGCGGCGTCACACGGCTGAAGTCGTGGCGGATCTTCCGCAGGTCGCGGT of the Streptomyces sp. NBC_00287 genome contains:
- a CDS encoding Imm21 family immunity protein, whose translation is MAAACGVTRSEPTVLSLTPPGGTSLCEAVQPPNATLPDHLPIAPHVCGSDKGTTPPAPEENPDSTEAAQAVASVEGGLFIVVPCAALSHWSGTEGDYDRACEVMEFVGVLALPDGAEALVLGNEPLSTPPIFLSIGSSSAGATRRARMVSPTSSGLGFSPPSS
- a CDS encoding pentapeptide repeat-containing protein, with product MAVSLPGLAALAALLFTWMQVGQATKELRISEQGQITNRFNAAITNLGSSTLDVRLGGIYALERIMEDSERDTETITIILCAYVRLHAPLSEEDAKKTHSASEEDSPPVDIAAVMDVLAALPELEGGWAHNVDLSRTDLRGLDSGRGSSNFEAAYFLGANLSGASLRTALLNTATFDKANLHGADLSSADLSEASLIDADLSNAVLVDADLRKADFTGADLTKADFTGALLKGAQLKGAKLDGARGLPPSLR